In a genomic window of Thermogemmata fonticola:
- a CDS encoding glycosyltransferase family protein, translating to MLALNIATRSWSGLLEPLEWNQGAPLGYLLLVKGITQWAGISEGSLRSVSFLCSLASLAGFAVLSWRLLPPWAAVGAIALYSISPGLVSYAGECKQYACDTVVTVGLLLLAERLQRHGSWHAMLGMALGGMAALWFSHPAAFVLAGIGVSFLIQTVHQKQVRRFLSLALMGLSWMMSFSVLYFLHLRYLAHNDYLQRYWQEHFLPLTGLGTVNWLWDHGLGWCAVTVGSSGALVGGGLAIWGAIVLGRTRREWTILVVGVVGAALVAAAGHRYPLAGRMVLFLTPLLILLMAAGGWSIWRMCTPQASLIAAFLLVTVLLSAASQSFRECRRPSRSEEIRPLLEVVRQQWRNGDKVLVLRSALPAFLFYTHETPFPPGVVWANSERFIGGQAWEQWQRLRTSARLWVLASHYRSEEEAVIRTLAEGTAHLVGEWHESGAWLRCYVPGCPVQESPALGKDAQ from the coding sequence ATGCTCGCACTGAACATTGCCACGCGTTCTTGGTCCGGCCTACTAGAACCCTTGGAGTGGAATCAGGGGGCACCTCTAGGGTACTTGCTTCTCGTGAAAGGCATCACGCAATGGGCAGGGATATCGGAAGGATCGCTGCGGAGCGTGTCCTTTCTCTGTTCGTTAGCAAGCCTGGCCGGTTTTGCGGTGTTGTCCTGGCGATTGTTACCCCCATGGGCGGCAGTGGGAGCGATCGCCTTGTACTCCATTAGTCCTGGCCTGGTGAGCTATGCAGGAGAATGCAAGCAATATGCATGTGACACCGTCGTGACAGTAGGATTACTGCTACTGGCGGAGCGACTCCAACGCCACGGGTCTTGGCACGCCATGCTGGGTATGGCCTTGGGAGGGATGGCGGCCCTATGGTTCTCACACCCGGCGGCATTCGTATTGGCCGGCATCGGCGTTTCATTTTTGATTCAGACAGTGCATCAGAAACAAGTCCGCCGGTTTTTATCTCTCGCACTTATGGGCCTGAGCTGGATGATGAGCTTCAGCGTGTTGTACTTCCTCCATCTTCGCTATCTCGCCCACAACGATTATCTGCAACGATACTGGCAGGAACATTTTTTGCCTCTAACAGGATTGGGAACTGTCAACTGGTTATGGGATCATGGACTAGGTTGGTGTGCGGTCACTGTGGGAAGCAGCGGTGCGCTTGTAGGTGGGGGTTTGGCGATTTGGGGTGCCATCGTGCTGGGGCGAACGCGACGGGAATGGACGATTCTGGTTGTGGGAGTCGTGGGAGCGGCCCTTGTGGCAGCCGCTGGCCATCGATATCCTTTAGCAGGGCGAATGGTCCTATTTCTGACCCCGCTCCTCATTCTCCTGATGGCGGCAGGAGGATGGAGTATCTGGAGGATGTGCACTCCGCAGGCGAGCCTCATCGCCGCCTTTTTGCTTGTAACAGTACTGCTCTCAGCAGCAAGCCAGAGTTTTCGCGAGTGCCGCCGTCCGAGCCGCTCCGAGGAGATACGTCCCCTGCTGGAAGTTGTACGCCAGCAATGGCGCAACGGGGACAAGGTTTTGGTCCTGCGGTCGGCGTTGCCCGCCTTTCTCTTCTACACCCATGAGACACCGTTTCCACCCGGTGTCGTCTGGGCTAATTCTGAACGCTTCATCGGTGGTCAGGCATGGGAACAATGGCAGAGACTGCGTACCAGCGCTCGTCTTTGGGTCCTTGCAAGTCATTACCGCTCGGAAGAAGAAGCGGTGATCCGCACCTTGGCCGAAGGCACAGCTCACCTCGTCGGCGAGTGGCACGAATCGGGTGCTTGGCTCCGCTGTTACGTTCCCGGCTGCCCCGTCCAGGAATCGCCGGCGCTCGGGAAAGATGCTCAGTAA